A stretch of DNA from Arthrobacter jiangjiafuii:
TATCACCGGCGCGGCAATGGGTATGGGCAGGCTCTACGCGGAGCGGGCGGTGCGCGACGGCGCCGCGCACGTGGTGCTCTGGGACCGCAATGCCGAGGCGCTGGAGGCCACAGCGGCTGATCTGCGGGGAATGGGCGGCAGCGCCGTCCACCCCTACGCCCTGGACGTCAGTTCCCTGCCGGAGGTAACGGCCGCCGCCGCGCGCGTCATTGACGACGCCGGCGTCCCTGACGTGCTGATCAACAATGCCGGCATCGTCCGCGGCAAGTACTTCTGGGAGCACGACCCGGAAGCCGACATCGACGCCGTCATGCAGGTCAATACGCTCGCGCCGATGCAGATCACCCGGGCGTTCCTGCCCCAGATGATCGCCCGCCGCACCCCGGCCCGCATCCTGAACGTGGCGTCGGCGTCGGGCACCCTGTCCGTGCCCAAGATGAGCGTCTATACCGCCTCCAAGTGGGCCGTCATCGGCTGGAGTGATTCCCTGCGCCTGGAACTGGCCGAATCCGGCAACGGACACGTGATGGTGACCACCCTGATTCCCAGCTACATCAAGACCGGCATGTTTGCCGGCGCCCGCGGGCCGCTGATGACGCCCCTGATGGAGCCGGCCTACGTGGTGGACCGGGCCTGGGCTGCGCTGATGGCCGGCAAGGCCCGGATCCAGCTGCCGTGGACCGTGCCGCTGGGCAGCGCCCTGCGCGGGCTGCTGCCGCAGCCGCTGTGGGACGTCGTCGCCGGGCGGGTCTTCAAGGTGTACCAGTCCATGGACCACTTCACCGGCCGGCCCGAAACGCCGTCCGCGGCTGAGTCTGCTGCTCCCTCCGCGGAGACGCGCCGATGAGCGCAGTGTCCGTGGAGGAGACCTCCGAAGCCCATCCCGAGGCCGCCGTCAGCGCCACCGTTGCTGCGGTCCGCAGGGCGTACGACGCCGGCCGGACCAGGCCGCTGGCCTGGCGCCGGGAGCAGCTGCAGGGCCTGATCCGGATGCTGGCTGACCGCGAGGCCGAGTTCAGTGCCGCCCTGGCCGCCGACCTGGGGAAGAATCCGCTCGAGGGATACCTGACCGAACTTTCCATCACCCGCAGCGAAGCGGAGTACGCGCTCAAGCACCTCTCGCAGTGGACGCGCAGCACCAAGGTTCCGGTTCCGCTGGGCCTGCAGCCTGCCTCGGCCAAGACCGAACCCCAGCCGTTGGGCGTAGTGCTCATCATCGCGCCGTGGAACTATCCGGTGCAGCTGCTGCTGGCTCCGCTGATCGGTGCGCTGGCTGCGGGGAACGCAGCAGTGCTCAAACCCAGCGAGCTGGCGCCGGCCACCTCGCGCGTCATCGCCGCGCTGCTCCCGCAGTATCTGGACCCGGACGCCGTCGTCGTCGTGGAAGGCGGGCAGGAGGCCAGCACGGCACTGCTGGCCGAACGCTTTGACCACATTTTCTTCACCGGCGGGGAACGGGTGGGCCGCGTGGTGCTGCAGGCCGCGGCCCGGTACCTGACCCCGGTCACCCTGGAACTGGGCGGAAAGTCGCCGGCAGTGGTGCTGGATGGAAACTTCACCGCCATTGCCCGGCGGCTGCTCTACGGCAAGCTGCTCAACGCCGGACAGACCTGCGTGGCCCCGGACTACGTGCTGGTCACCGAGGCGGCGGCGCCGAAGCTGTGCAAGGCCCTGGTCAAAGAGCTGGCCGGGCTCTTCGGCAAGGATCCGGCCAAGAGCGCCGACCTGGGCCGGATCATCAACGCCCAGCACTGGGACCGGCTGCACGGGCTGCTGGACAGCGGAACCGTACTGGCCGGCGGCCGCGGGGACCGGGATTCGCTTTACCTGGAACCGACCATCCTGACCGAGGTCTCTCCGGACTCCGCCGTGATGCAGGAAGAGATTTTCGGACCGATCCTGCCCGTGCTCACGGTTAAGGACCTTGAAGAGGCAATGGCCTTCATCAACGCCCGCCCGGTCCCGTTGGCCTCGTACCTGTATACGCAGTCCGCGCCGGCACGGCAGGCCTTCGAACGGGGCGTGCGGGCCGGCAGCGTGAACCACAATGTGAGCACGGTGCAGCTCGCTGTTCCCGGCCTGCCGTTTGGCGGCGCCGGAGCCAGCGGCACCGGCGCCTACCACGGCAAGTACACGTTCGACACGTTCAGCCAGCTGCGGCCGGTGTTCACCAAGGGCACCGCGCTGGACACGCTGAAGGTGGCCTACCCGCCGTACAACGGCATCAAGGCCCGGCTGCTGCGCCGGCTGCTCTGAGCCTGGCTACCCGGGCCACGCCGTCCCGGCGTTGACCCTGGCCCCCGCGGGCCAGGGTCAACGGGGCAGCTAGGAGATCACACCGTCCACAATCGCCTTGGCCTCGGCCTGGACGGTGCGCAGGTGCTCGAGTCCCTTGAAGGACTCGGCGTAGATCTTGTACACGTCCTCGGTGCCGGAGGGGCGGGCAGCGAACCAGGCGTTCTCGGTGGTGACCTTCAGCCCGCCGATGGGGGCGCCGTTGCCGGGCGCCTCGGTGAGCCGGGCGGTAATCTCCTCGCCGGCCAGCGTGGTGGCGGTGACGTCCGACGGCGAGAGCTTGGCCAGTGCCGCCTTCTGTTCCCGGC
This window harbors:
- a CDS encoding SDR family NAD(P)-dependent oxidoreductase, with the protein product MGISASGATVLITGAAMGMGRLYAERAVRDGAAHVVLWDRNAEALEATAADLRGMGGSAVHPYALDVSSLPEVTAAAARVIDDAGVPDVLINNAGIVRGKYFWEHDPEADIDAVMQVNTLAPMQITRAFLPQMIARRTPARILNVASASGTLSVPKMSVYTASKWAVIGWSDSLRLELAESGNGHVMVTTLIPSYIKTGMFAGARGPLMTPLMEPAYVVDRAWAALMAGKARIQLPWTVPLGSALRGLLPQPLWDVVAGRVFKVYQSMDHFTGRPETPSAAESAAPSAETRR
- a CDS encoding aldehyde dehydrogenase family protein — encoded protein: MSAVSVEETSEAHPEAAVSATVAAVRRAYDAGRTRPLAWRREQLQGLIRMLADREAEFSAALAADLGKNPLEGYLTELSITRSEAEYALKHLSQWTRSTKVPVPLGLQPASAKTEPQPLGVVLIIAPWNYPVQLLLAPLIGALAAGNAAVLKPSELAPATSRVIAALLPQYLDPDAVVVVEGGQEASTALLAERFDHIFFTGGERVGRVVLQAAARYLTPVTLELGGKSPAVVLDGNFTAIARRLLYGKLLNAGQTCVAPDYVLVTEAAAPKLCKALVKELAGLFGKDPAKSADLGRIINAQHWDRLHGLLDSGTVLAGGRGDRDSLYLEPTILTEVSPDSAVMQEEIFGPILPVLTVKDLEEAMAFINARPVPLASYLYTQSAPARQAFERGVRAGSVNHNVSTVQLAVPGLPFGGAGASGTGAYHGKYTFDTFSQLRPVFTKGTALDTLKVAYPPYNGIKARLLRRLL